The nucleotide sequence GTGTCGCGGCCGGTCTTGACTCGATGGTTCTAGGTGAGACACAGATTCTTGGACAATTAAAAAATTCAGTGCGAGAAGCAGAGTCGGCCGGTACGCTTGGACCCAAGCTAAGACGGTTATTCGACGTTAGTTTCTCGGTCGCCAAACATATTAGAACTGAAACTAATGTCGGGGCGCACTCAGTTTCTCTTGCGGCCGCATCTGCTAAGGTTGGCGAACGCATCTTTGGATCTCTCTCTCATTCAAATGTTTTGTTTATCGGAGCGGGAGAGATGAGCCGTATTTGTGCCGAATATTTTGCGTCTCTTGATGTTCAAGGTATTTCATTCGCAAATCGAACTTTGAGTCGTGCAAAAGATCTCGCATGTACGTTTAAAGGAAATTTTTTCCCTTTAGGCGACGTTTTTCATAAATTAGGTGAATTCGACATTGTTGTTTCGTGTACTGGTAGCCCAATACCTATTGTTGGCAAGAAAGCGATAGAAAAAGCGATTGAGACGAGACGTCATAAACCAATTCTCCTTATTGATTTAGCGGTGCCTCGCGATATTGAGCTTGAGGCGTCTGATTTAGAAGATGTATTTCTTTATACAGTAGATGATCTTGGTGAGATTGTTAAAGATGGTGTGAAAAATCGTGAGGAAGCTGCACAACATGCGGAGAAAATAATACAGGAACGATTGATTCAATTTAAATCGCAGGTTGCTAGAGAAAAAATCGTACCAGTGATCAAGAAATTTCGAAAGCATGGTGAATCGATTATGGAGGGCGAGTTAAATAAGGCGCTTTTGTTAATCGCTAAAGGAGAGGCGCCAGAAACGGTTTTAACGAGTTTGTCGAGAGCA is from Pseudomonadota bacterium and encodes:
- the hemA gene encoding glutamyl-tRNA reductase, giving the protein MSDQEKNYFSVGFNHDTCPLDLRAALAIGDHEIDLALKSLQKVQGVSESVILSTCNRTEIYSVAANLDAILRWFIDFRGVSDKNIIPVLYKYQDELVVQHAFRVAAGLDSMVLGETQILGQLKNSVREAESAGTLGPKLRRLFDVSFSVAKHIRTETNVGAHSVSLAAASAKVGERIFGSLSHSNVLFIGAGEMSRICAEYFASLDVQGISFANRTLSRAKDLACTFKGNFFPLGDVFHKLGEFDIVVSCTGSPIPIVGKKAIEKAIETRRHKPILLIDLAVPRDIELEASDLEDVFLYTVDDLGEIVKDGVKNREEAAQHAEKIIQERLIQFKSQVAREKIVPVIKKFRKHGESIMEGELNKALLLIAKGEAPETVLTSLSRAITNKFMHHPSRVLNDESSDLKVDLGEALEKLYGLDKD